One window from the genome of Micromonospora aurantiaca ATCC 27029 encodes:
- a CDS encoding YbaB/EbfC family nucleoid-associated protein, producing MWADEAALDAAARRLDEWESSLAGRAARARDLSARTQALTGTARSADGLVEVTVDASGLLTGLRLDERVRQHSAAHTARQILAVTGDARADLLRRLTEATTETLGAEDPAARAIIESHQRRLAPDPGTPDAAR from the coding sequence ATGTGGGCGGACGAGGCCGCGCTGGACGCGGCGGCACGACGGCTCGACGAGTGGGAGTCGTCGTTGGCCGGCCGTGCGGCGCGGGCCCGCGACCTGTCCGCCCGCACACAGGCGCTGACCGGCACAGCCCGCAGCGCCGACGGGCTGGTCGAGGTCACCGTCGACGCGTCCGGGCTGCTCACCGGCCTGCGACTCGACGAGCGCGTCCGGCAGCACTCCGCCGCACACACCGCCCGGCAGATTCTCGCCGTCACAGGGGACGCCCGCGCCGACCTGCTGCGACGGCTCACCGAGGCCACCACCGAGACACTCGGCGCGGAGGACCCGGCCGCGCGGGCGATTATCGAGTCCCACCAGCGGCGGCTCGCCCCCGACCCGGGCACGCCGGATGCCGCCCGGTGA
- a CDS encoding pyridoxal phosphate-dependent decarboxylase family protein produces MDELRHLFRRAADHAADYRLSLPDRPVGVPVDQAVLNEAFAGPLPDAPTPPERVLAELVAAAEPGLVATAGPRYFGFVVGGASPAATAADMLAAGWDQIAFNAVTSPAAVAAETAAGTWLKELLGIPATASAGFVTGGQAANTAGLAAARHQVLADAGWDVERRGLTGAPAVRVFAGAERHATIDRSLRLLGLGTDALRPVPTGPQGAIDPDALAAALRDAGPGPTIVCLQAGNVNTGACDDLRRACDLVHRHGGWAHVDGAFGLWAAASPATRHLVDGLETADSWACDGHKWLNLPYDTAFAFCARPDVHAAAMSYAAAYLVGSGGAPAGADLTAESSRRARGFAVWAGLRELGRDGVAALVERCCALARRFADGLSTAGFEVVNDVVLNQVLVGFGDDARTDRVVAAVQTDGTCWAGGTTWRGRRLMRISVSNATTTEADVDRSVAAIARLAHGIGGELVH; encoded by the coding sequence ATGGACGAGCTGAGGCACCTGTTCCGGCGCGCCGCCGACCACGCGGCCGACTACCGGCTGTCGCTGCCGGACCGGCCGGTCGGCGTACCCGTGGACCAGGCCGTGCTGAACGAGGCGTTCGCCGGCCCGCTGCCGGACGCGCCCACGCCGCCCGAGCGGGTCCTCGCGGAGCTGGTGGCCGCCGCCGAACCGGGACTCGTGGCCACCGCCGGGCCGCGCTACTTCGGCTTCGTCGTCGGCGGCGCCTCCCCGGCCGCGACCGCCGCGGACATGCTGGCCGCCGGGTGGGACCAGATCGCGTTCAACGCGGTCACCTCCCCCGCCGCGGTGGCCGCCGAGACGGCCGCCGGGACCTGGCTCAAGGAGCTGCTCGGCATACCGGCGACCGCGTCGGCCGGTTTCGTCACCGGCGGCCAGGCCGCCAACACCGCAGGGCTCGCCGCCGCCCGCCACCAGGTGCTCGCCGACGCCGGCTGGGACGTGGAACGGCGCGGCCTGACCGGCGCGCCCGCGGTCCGCGTGTTCGCCGGCGCCGAACGGCACGCCACCATCGACCGGTCGCTGCGCCTGCTCGGCCTCGGCACCGACGCGCTGCGCCCGGTGCCGACCGGCCCGCAGGGCGCGATCGACCCGGACGCGCTGGCGGCGGCGCTACGCGACGCCGGTCCCGGACCGACGATCGTCTGCCTGCAGGCGGGCAACGTGAACACCGGTGCGTGCGACGACCTGCGCCGCGCCTGCGACCTCGTCCACCGGCACGGCGGGTGGGCGCACGTGGACGGCGCGTTCGGGCTGTGGGCGGCCGCCAGTCCGGCCACCCGGCACCTGGTGGACGGGCTGGAGACGGCCGACTCGTGGGCCTGCGACGGCCACAAGTGGCTGAACCTGCCGTACGACACGGCGTTCGCGTTCTGCGCCCGGCCCGACGTGCACGCGGCGGCCATGTCGTACGCGGCCGCGTACCTCGTGGGTTCCGGCGGTGCGCCCGCGGGCGCGGACCTGACCGCGGAGTCCTCGCGCCGCGCCCGTGGGTTCGCGGTCTGGGCGGGCCTGCGGGAGCTGGGCCGCGACGGCGTCGCCGCGCTGGTGGAGCGGTGTTGTGCGCTGGCCCGGCGGTTCGCCGACGGCCTGAGCACGGCCGGGTTCGAGGTGGTGAACGACGTGGTGCTCAACCAGGTGCTGGTCGGGTTCGGCGACGACGCGCGCACCGACCGGGTGGTGGCCGCGGTGCAGACCGACGGGACGTGCTGGGCAGGCGGGACGACGTGGCGGGGACGCCGGCTGATGCGGATCTCGGTGTCGAACGCGACCACCACGGAGGCGGACGTCGACCGGTCGGTGGCGGCGATCGCCCGGCTGGCTCACGGGATCGGCGGCGAGCTGGTTCACTGA
- a CDS encoding AfsR/SARP family transcriptional regulator produces the protein MPVGFGVLGPVTAWDDAGAPVDLKGPRHRAVLARLVAARGRTVPVGQIVDDLWDDPPPGGVGAVRTFVAALRRRLEPHRPPREPARLLVTDGPGYALRADPDTVDAWRFEDTVTAAADALPRAALDRLDEALGWWRGPAYADFDQPWAHAERSRLDQIRLTAVERRAEALLALDRAADAVPDLDAHVAAYPWREDGWALLASALYRAGRQADALAVLRRARELLRDQLGLDPGPRLRRLETDLLRQAEPEPTGPARVWAETAAAYERSVVPGARARLESTVGLLRSLAVTGPGGLEAARDQREAAITAAEQLGDPEFTARVIGGYDVPAIWTRSDDPAQAARVVAAAERALAGLGPDAPEATRARLLATVAIESRGTASPRPAEAAREAEAIARRVADPALLAQALNGVYMQTFHRAGLAAERDGIGTELVALAARHGLATVEILGHLIRVQARSALADFTTADAHAEAADRLAARHESPLVGVFTGGYRAMRTAATGAAYPDAEAAYRSWATGLAGCGMPGVERGLAPLALLCLRVWHDLPAVFPADTDWGPYAPWARPLLLLADGRREEAAKALRRTPAPPRDLLMEALWCLTARAAVALGDRDAMLRARSALAPAVDELAGAGSGLLTVGPVAVHLDRLDAALGMTGGQDRS, from the coding sequence GTGCCTGTCGGTTTCGGTGTGCTGGGTCCGGTCACGGCCTGGGACGACGCGGGTGCGCCGGTCGACCTGAAGGGGCCCCGGCACCGGGCCGTGCTGGCGCGGCTGGTCGCCGCCCGGGGCCGGACCGTGCCGGTCGGGCAGATCGTCGACGACCTGTGGGACGACCCGCCGCCCGGCGGGGTGGGCGCGGTCCGCACGTTCGTCGCGGCGCTGCGCCGCCGCCTGGAACCGCACCGTCCGCCACGCGAGCCGGCCCGGCTGCTGGTCACCGACGGACCGGGGTACGCGCTGCGCGCCGACCCGGACACCGTCGACGCCTGGCGGTTCGAGGACACGGTCACCGCAGCGGCCGACGCGCTGCCCCGGGCCGCGCTGGACCGGCTCGACGAGGCGCTGGGCTGGTGGCGCGGACCCGCGTACGCCGACTTCGACCAGCCGTGGGCGCACGCCGAGCGGTCCCGGCTGGACCAGATCCGGCTGACAGCCGTCGAGCGGCGGGCCGAGGCGCTGCTGGCGCTGGACCGGGCCGCCGACGCCGTACCCGATCTCGACGCCCACGTCGCCGCGTACCCGTGGCGGGAGGACGGGTGGGCGCTGCTGGCGTCGGCGCTCTACCGGGCCGGGCGGCAGGCCGACGCGCTCGCCGTGCTGCGCCGCGCCCGGGAACTGCTGCGCGACCAGCTCGGACTCGACCCCGGACCGCGGCTGCGGCGGCTGGAGACCGACCTGCTGCGCCAGGCCGAACCCGAACCGACCGGCCCGGCGCGGGTCTGGGCGGAGACCGCGGCGGCGTACGAGCGCAGTGTGGTGCCCGGCGCGCGGGCCCGGCTGGAGTCCACTGTCGGGCTGCTGCGCAGCCTCGCGGTGACCGGGCCGGGCGGACTGGAGGCCGCCCGGGACCAGCGCGAGGCGGCCATCACCGCGGCCGAGCAGCTGGGCGACCCGGAGTTCACCGCGCGGGTCATCGGCGGGTACGACGTACCCGCGATCTGGACCCGCTCGGACGACCCGGCGCAGGCGGCCCGGGTCGTCGCGGCGGCGGAGCGGGCCCTCGCCGGGCTGGGCCCGGACGCGCCGGAGGCGACCCGCGCCCGGCTGCTGGCCACCGTCGCCATCGAGTCCCGCGGTACGGCGTCGCCGCGCCCCGCCGAGGCCGCGCGGGAGGCGGAGGCGATCGCCCGGCGGGTGGCCGACCCGGCGCTGCTGGCCCAGGCCCTCAACGGCGTGTACATGCAGACGTTCCACCGCGCGGGGCTGGCCGCCGAGCGGGACGGGATCGGCACCGAACTGGTCGCGCTCGCGGCGCGGCACGGCCTGGCGACAGTGGAGATCCTCGGACATCTGATCCGGGTGCAGGCGCGGAGCGCGCTCGCCGACTTCACCACCGCCGACGCGCACGCCGAGGCGGCGGACCGGCTCGCCGCCCGGCACGAGAGTCCGCTCGTCGGCGTGTTCACCGGCGGCTACCGGGCCATGCGGACCGCCGCCACCGGAGCCGCGTACCCGGACGCGGAGGCGGCGTACCGGTCGTGGGCGACCGGACTGGCCGGCTGCGGCATGCCCGGCGTGGAACGCGGGCTGGCGCCGCTGGCGCTGCTCTGCCTGCGGGTGTGGCACGACCTGCCGGCCGTCTTCCCGGCGGACACGGACTGGGGCCCGTACGCGCCCTGGGCCCGCCCGCTGCTCCTGCTCGCCGACGGCCGGCGCGAGGAGGCCGCCAAGGCATTGCGGCGCACCCCGGCGCCACCGCGTGACCTGCTCATGGAGGCGCTGTGGTGCCTGACCGCGCGGGCCGCCGTAGCGCTGGGCGACCGGGACGCGATGCTCCGGGCACGGTCCGCGCTCGCCCCGGCCGTGGACGAACTGGCCGGGGCGGGTAGTGGCCTGCTCACCGTCGGGCCGGTCGCCGTGCACCTGGACCGGCTCGACGCCGCACTCGGGATGACCGGCGGTCAGGACCGTTCATGA
- a CDS encoding alpha/beta fold hydrolase: MSTTIAGFDYQRVPVAGDVALNVAVGGSGSPVVLLHGFPQTHLMWRHVAADLAAEHTVICPDLRGYGASDKPAAATEDTYAKRTMAADVVALARALGHERFALAGHDRGALVAVRAGLDHPDAVTHLASLDVLPTLDMWDVLHGASASVAFHLYLMAQPPGLPETMIAASADAFFGHFLDAWAGDPAAMPAEVRAEYLRASREAVDSIVADYRASAGIDVAHDRADRDAGRQLTMPVTVIQQDWGAALGYDAAAVWRAWAPDLEHRTTTAGHFMAEEAPGEIAGALRALLKR; this comes from the coding sequence ATGAGCACCACCATCGCGGGATTCGACTACCAGCGCGTTCCGGTCGCCGGGGACGTGGCGCTGAACGTGGCGGTGGGTGGCTCCGGCAGCCCGGTCGTGCTGCTGCACGGCTTCCCGCAGACGCACCTGATGTGGCGGCACGTCGCCGCCGACCTCGCAGCCGAGCACACGGTGATCTGCCCGGACCTGCGCGGCTACGGCGCCAGCGACAAGCCGGCCGCCGCCACCGAGGACACGTACGCCAAGCGGACCATGGCCGCCGACGTGGTGGCGCTGGCCCGCGCGCTCGGACACGAGCGGTTCGCGCTCGCCGGGCACGACCGGGGCGCCCTGGTGGCGGTCCGGGCCGGCCTGGACCACCCGGACGCGGTCACCCACCTGGCGTCGCTTGATGTGCTGCCCACCCTCGACATGTGGGACGTGCTGCACGGCGCCTCCGCCTCGGTGGCGTTCCACCTCTACCTGATGGCCCAGCCGCCCGGCCTGCCCGAGACGATGATCGCGGCGAGCGCCGACGCGTTCTTCGGGCACTTCCTGGACGCCTGGGCCGGTGACCCGGCGGCCATGCCGGCGGAGGTGCGCGCCGAGTACCTGCGTGCCTCCCGGGAGGCGGTCGACTCGATCGTCGCCGACTACCGGGCGTCGGCCGGGATCGACGTGGCGCACGACCGGGCGGACCGGGACGCCGGGCGGCAGCTGACCATGCCGGTCACCGTCATCCAGCAGGACTGGGGCGCCGCGCTGGGCTACGACGCGGCGGCGGTGTGGCGGGCCTGGGCACCGGACCTGGAGCACCGCACCACCACGGCCGGGCACTTCATGGCCGAGGAGGCACCCGGCGAGATCGCCGGGGCGCTGCGCGCGCTGCTCAAGCGGTAG
- a CDS encoding ABC transporter permease subunit, with the protein MIRMTVRQFRLPALVGAALLVLAGAYLLRLGADIRAVPDPARLPDRYAQTMLFLAGGFALVPALIGAFWGAPLVARELEQGTHRLVWNQSVPRRRWLAVKLAVLSAAAALVAGVLGALLTWAASPVDRVAGDRFSTVLFGARGVAPVGYAVFGLVLGVVAGLLLRRTLPAMAVVFLAVVVVQLAVPNLLRPHYLPPERITVPMTADTVNRARNLGSITGSPVVGGLDVPGAWVTDISPLRTADGRQLSDEAFGTCFRDPPRTGATGTFGDTAVCLGALDLHVDLAYQPNRRFWAFQWIELALHLGAAGLLAALGLWHVRRRAG; encoded by the coding sequence ATGATCCGGATGACGGTGCGGCAGTTCCGCCTCCCGGCGCTCGTCGGCGCCGCCCTGCTGGTGCTGGCCGGCGCCTACCTGCTGCGCCTCGGCGCGGACATCCGCGCCGTACCGGATCCGGCCCGGCTGCCCGACCGGTACGCGCAGACGATGCTGTTCCTCGCCGGCGGCTTCGCGCTGGTGCCCGCGCTGATCGGGGCCTTCTGGGGCGCGCCGCTCGTCGCCCGGGAACTGGAGCAGGGCACGCACCGGCTGGTGTGGAACCAGAGCGTGCCCCGCCGCCGCTGGCTGGCGGTCAAGCTCGCCGTGCTCTCGGCCGCCGCCGCGCTCGTCGCCGGTGTGCTCGGTGCGCTGCTGACCTGGGCGGCCTCGCCCGTCGACCGGGTCGCCGGCGACCGGTTCAGCACCGTGCTGTTCGGCGCGCGCGGCGTCGCACCGGTCGGGTACGCGGTGTTCGGCCTCGTCCTCGGCGTGGTCGCCGGGCTGCTGCTGCGCCGCACCCTGCCGGCGATGGCAGTGGTGTTCCTGGCCGTGGTCGTGGTGCAGCTCGCGGTGCCGAACCTGCTGCGCCCGCACTACCTGCCGCCGGAGCGCATCACCGTGCCGATGACCGCCGACACCGTCAACCGGGCCCGCAACCTGGGCAGCATCACCGGCTCCCCTGTGGTCGGCGGGCTGGACGTGCCGGGCGCCTGGGTCACCGACATCAGCCCGCTGCGGACCGCCGACGGGCGTCAGCTCTCCGACGAGGCGTTCGGCACCTGTTTCCGCGATCCGCCGCGTACCGGCGCCACCGGCACGTTCGGCGACACGGCGGTCTGTCTCGGCGCGCTCGACCTGCACGTGGACCTGGCCTACCAGCCGAACCGCCGGTTCTGGGCGTTCCAGTGGATCGAGCTGGCGCTCCACCTCGGCGCGGCCGGTCTGCTGGCGGCGCTCGGCCTGTGGCACGTCCGGAGACGGGCCGGCTGA
- a CDS encoding ABC transporter ATP-binding protein, producing MHPPLALHAERLTKRYGRRTALADCDLSVPRGHVVGLVGPNGAGKSTLLQLACGLIAPTSGTLTVLGSPPAADAAHLARVGFVAQDTPVYASLTVAEHLRMGAWLNPSWDSTLARRRVDEVGLDPAQKAGRLSGGQRAQLALALAAAKRPELLILDEPAAALDPLARREFMHGLAGFVRELGAGAVLSSHLLGDVAQVCDHLVVLCAARVQVAGPVPDLLATHHRTAAAPAGAEVVWAEPGRVVVRGPAVRDGAPVTLEELVLAYLSRAATRPAVTR from the coding sequence ATGCATCCACCACTCGCCCTGCACGCCGAGCGGCTGACCAAACGGTACGGCCGCCGGACCGCGCTTGCCGACTGCGACCTGAGCGTTCCGCGCGGGCACGTGGTCGGCCTGGTCGGCCCCAACGGCGCCGGAAAGTCCACGCTGCTGCAACTGGCCTGCGGGCTGATCGCGCCGACCTCGGGCACGTTGACGGTGCTCGGCTCGCCACCGGCCGCCGACGCCGCGCACCTGGCCCGGGTCGGTTTCGTCGCCCAGGACACGCCGGTCTACGCCTCCCTCACCGTCGCCGAGCACCTGCGGATGGGCGCATGGCTGAACCCGTCCTGGGACTCGACGCTGGCCCGGCGGCGCGTCGACGAGGTCGGCCTGGACCCGGCGCAGAAGGCGGGCCGGCTCTCCGGCGGCCAGCGCGCGCAACTGGCCCTCGCGCTGGCCGCCGCGAAACGCCCCGAGCTGCTGATCCTCGACGAGCCGGCCGCCGCGCTGGACCCGCTTGCGCGCCGCGAGTTCATGCACGGGCTGGCCGGTTTCGTGCGGGAACTCGGCGCGGGCGCGGTGCTCTCCTCACACCTGCTCGGCGATGTGGCGCAGGTCTGCGACCACCTGGTCGTGCTCTGCGCCGCCCGGGTGCAGGTGGCCGGTCCGGTCCCGGACCTGCTCGCCACGCACCACCGGACAGCCGCGGCGCCCGCCGGGGCCGAGGTGGTCTGGGCCGAGCCCGGCCGCGTCGTGGTCCGGGGCCCGGCGGTACGCGACGGCGCGCCGGTCACTCTGGAGGAACTGGTCCTGGCGTACCTGTCCCGGGCCGCCACTCGCCCGGCGGTGACCCGATGA
- a CDS encoding sensor histidine kinase, with translation MATERLTRVAATAGLAVVLLAAIGVQAVAVAASWGLRYWLPGGAAAVVVGVLALVRHRQRVVTATAGLAVAGSTVAAARLFDLPTEPGPALALASAVLVGSAVRALPPLPAGLIAAGGLVVAAGAWAAARPGAGGSGVVSLNGLCWLGGVVAGLTLRLLDERARAAAERVRRDERLELARELHDVVAHHVTGMVVQAQAAHLVGRRDPARATESLAGIEAAGGEALRAMRRLVGVLRDTADAPPASAGTEQIEELVERFRRQGPPVRLRLPGETAWPPEVTSTVHRIVREALTNVARHAPHAGQVTVDVSQEPDAVVVEVTDDASGVSAVSAEQRGGYGLIGLRERVEALGGTLRAGPRPGAGWSVRAVVPHGRA, from the coding sequence ATGGCTACCGAACGGCTCACCCGGGTTGCGGCGACGGCGGGGCTCGCCGTGGTGCTGCTCGCCGCGATCGGCGTCCAGGCGGTGGCGGTCGCCGCGAGCTGGGGTCTGCGGTACTGGCTCCCCGGCGGCGCGGCCGCCGTCGTGGTCGGCGTGCTGGCTCTGGTACGCCATCGGCAGCGCGTCGTCACGGCCACTGCCGGACTCGCCGTCGCCGGGTCGACAGTCGCCGCGGCCCGGCTGTTCGACCTGCCCACCGAGCCGGGGCCGGCGCTGGCGCTGGCGTCGGCCGTCCTGGTCGGATCGGCGGTGCGCGCGCTGCCGCCGCTGCCCGCCGGCCTGATCGCCGCAGGTGGTCTCGTGGTGGCGGCCGGGGCGTGGGCGGCGGCCCGGCCGGGGGCGGGCGGGTCCGGGGTGGTGTCGCTCAACGGGCTGTGCTGGCTCGGCGGGGTCGTCGCGGGGCTCACGCTGCGGCTGCTCGACGAGCGGGCCCGGGCCGCGGCCGAGCGGGTACGCCGCGACGAGCGGCTGGAGCTGGCCCGGGAGCTGCACGACGTGGTGGCGCACCACGTCACCGGCATGGTGGTGCAGGCGCAGGCCGCCCACCTGGTCGGGCGGCGGGATCCGGCGCGCGCCACGGAGTCGCTGGCCGGCATCGAGGCGGCCGGCGGCGAGGCGCTGCGGGCCATGCGCCGCCTGGTCGGGGTGCTGCGCGACACCGCCGACGCGCCGCCGGCCTCGGCCGGTACCGAGCAGATCGAGGAACTGGTCGAGCGGTTCCGCCGGCAGGGCCCGCCGGTGCGGCTGCGGCTGCCGGGGGAGACGGCCTGGCCGCCGGAGGTCACCAGCACCGTGCACCGGATCGTCCGGGAGGCGCTGACGAACGTGGCCCGCCACGCCCCGCACGCCGGCCAGGTCACCGTGGACGTGTCGCAGGAGCCGGACGCGGTGGTGGTCGAGGTGACCGACGACGCGTCCGGCGTTTCCGCCGTTTCCGCCGAGCAGCGGGGCGGATACGGCCTGATCGGCCTGCGCGAGCGGGTCGAGGCCCTCGGCGGCACGCTGCGCGCCGGTCCCCGCCCCGGCGCCGGGTGGTCGGTGCGGGCGGTAGTGCCGCACGGGAGGGCGTGA
- a CDS encoding response regulator has product MTIRVLLADDQAMVRGGLRLILEDQPDITVVAEAADGVDAVAQARRLRPDVCLVDIRMPRLDGLQVTRALAGPEVADPLRVVVVTTFDLDEYVYGALRGGAAGFLLKDAGPALLVEAVRAAYQGDALVSPSVTVRLLRHLTPPAPPRDERRPALSEREIEVVREIARGRTNLEIGAELFISLSTVKSHVSAVQTKLGLRNRTEIAVWAWEHRVVD; this is encoded by the coding sequence ATGACGATCCGGGTGCTGCTCGCCGACGACCAGGCGATGGTCCGCGGCGGGCTGCGGCTGATCCTGGAGGACCAGCCCGACATCACAGTGGTCGCCGAGGCGGCCGACGGCGTCGACGCGGTGGCCCAGGCCCGCCGGCTGCGCCCGGACGTCTGCCTGGTGGACATCCGGATGCCGCGGCTCGACGGGCTCCAGGTGACGCGGGCGCTCGCCGGGCCCGAGGTGGCCGACCCGCTGCGGGTCGTCGTGGTCACCACGTTCGACCTGGACGAGTACGTCTACGGCGCGCTGCGCGGGGGAGCGGCCGGGTTCCTGCTCAAGGACGCCGGACCGGCGCTGCTGGTGGAGGCGGTCCGGGCGGCGTACCAGGGTGACGCGCTCGTGTCCCCGTCGGTGACGGTCCGGCTGCTGCGGCACCTGACCCCGCCCGCGCCGCCCCGCGACGAGCGCCGTCCGGCGCTGTCCGAGCGGGAGATCGAGGTGGTACGGGAGATCGCCCGGGGCCGGACGAACCTGGAGATCGGCGCGGAGCTGTTCATCTCGCTGAGCACCGTGAAGAGCCACGTGTCGGCGGTGCAGACGAAGCTCGGCCTGCGGAACCGTACCGAGATCGCGGTCTGGGCCTGGGAGCACCGCGTGGTCGACTGA
- a CDS encoding daunorubicin resistance protein DrrA family ABC transporter ATP-binding protein: MEHAILAEGLRKRYGDTVALDGFDLRVRPGTVCGLLGPNGAGKTTAVRILATLLRFDAGRAEVAGFDVAGQADRVRHRIGLVGQHPAVDEALSGRENLVIFGRLFHLDRAGARRRATELLDRFGLADAGGRPVRTYSGGMRRRLDLAAGMILAPSVLFLDEPTTALDPRGRNEVWEAVRDLVRGGTTVLLTTQYLDEADQLADRVCVLDAGRVIAEGTPDALKSRLGGDRIELVVRDAADLATAAGRLRAVALAEPAADPDRRAVSAQVGDRAGALTEVLRALDADGVDVADVALRRPTLDEVFLQLTGVPSAARTGVEVTG; the protein is encoded by the coding sequence GTGGAACACGCGATCCTGGCGGAGGGCCTGCGCAAGCGATACGGGGACACCGTCGCGCTCGACGGATTCGACCTGCGGGTGCGACCGGGCACCGTGTGCGGGCTGCTCGGCCCGAACGGGGCGGGCAAGACCACAGCCGTCCGCATCCTGGCCACGCTGCTGCGCTTCGACGCCGGGCGGGCCGAGGTCGCCGGCTTCGACGTGGCGGGACAGGCCGACCGGGTGCGCCACCGCATCGGTCTGGTCGGGCAGCACCCCGCTGTGGACGAGGCACTGAGCGGGCGGGAGAACCTGGTGATCTTCGGCCGCCTGTTCCACCTGGACCGGGCCGGGGCGAGGCGGCGCGCCACCGAACTGCTCGACCGGTTCGGGCTCGCCGACGCCGGCGGGCGGCCGGTACGCACGTACTCCGGTGGCATGCGCCGCCGCCTCGACCTGGCCGCCGGGATGATCCTCGCGCCGTCGGTGCTGTTCCTCGACGAGCCGACCACGGCGCTGGACCCGCGCGGGCGCAACGAGGTGTGGGAGGCGGTACGCGACCTGGTACGCGGCGGCACCACGGTGCTGCTGACCACGCAGTACCTGGACGAGGCCGACCAGCTCGCCGACCGCGTCTGCGTGCTCGACGCCGGCCGGGTGATCGCCGAGGGCACACCTGACGCGCTCAAGTCCCGGCTCGGCGGCGACCGGATCGAACTGGTCGTCCGCGACGCCGCCGACCTGGCCACAGCCGCCGGGCGGTTGCGCGCCGTCGCCCTTGCCGAACCGGCAGCCGATCCGGACCGCCGGGCGGTCAGCGCCCAGGTCGGCGACCGGGCCGGCGCGCTGACCGAGGTGCTGCGCGCGCTGGACGCCGACGGCGTGGACGTGGCCGACGTGGCGTTGCGGCGGCCCACACTGGACGAGGTGTTCCTCCAGCTCACCGGCGTGCCGTCCGCCGCTCGGACCGGTGTGGAGGTGACCGGGTGA
- a CDS encoding ABC transporter permease, with product MTATVTPARRASLAGDGLTLTGRALAHWRREPGPLVGSLGFDILMVLMFAYLFGGALQVPGGGSYREFLMPGMFAMTMVFGISMTTMAVSADLERGVTDRLRSMPVSRLAPLLGRAVADLMFAVVTLAVMLLVGLAVGWRASGDLGDTLAAFGLILLLRFALVWVGVFLGLTVKGQSAVTAVQTLEFPLGFLSSAFVAPSTMPAWLGAVAEWNPLSATVGATRELFGNPGWGGDSWVAAHHPLLAVLWPLALVAVFLPLSLRRYRALSR from the coding sequence GTGACCGCGACCGTGACCCCGGCCCGGCGCGCGTCGCTGGCCGGTGACGGCCTGACGCTGACCGGGCGTGCGCTGGCGCACTGGCGGCGCGAGCCCGGCCCGCTGGTCGGCTCGCTGGGCTTCGACATCCTGATGGTGCTGATGTTCGCGTACCTGTTCGGCGGCGCGCTCCAGGTGCCCGGCGGCGGCAGCTACCGCGAGTTCCTGATGCCCGGCATGTTCGCCATGACGATGGTCTTCGGCATCAGCATGACCACCATGGCGGTCTCGGCGGACCTGGAGCGCGGCGTCACCGACCGGCTGCGGTCCATGCCGGTGTCCCGGCTGGCCCCGCTGCTCGGCCGCGCCGTGGCCGACCTGATGTTCGCGGTGGTGACGCTCGCCGTCATGCTGCTCGTCGGCCTGGCCGTCGGGTGGCGGGCGAGCGGCGACCTCGGTGACACGCTCGCCGCGTTCGGGCTGATCCTGCTGCTGCGGTTCGCGCTGGTCTGGGTGGGCGTCTTCCTCGGCCTGACCGTGAAGGGGCAGAGTGCGGTCACGGCCGTGCAGACGCTGGAGTTCCCGCTGGGCTTCCTGTCCAGCGCGTTCGTGGCGCCGTCCACGATGCCCGCGTGGCTGGGCGCGGTCGCCGAGTGGAACCCGCTGTCCGCGACCGTCGGGGCCACCCGGGAGCTGTTCGGCAACCCCGGGTGGGGCGGCGACTCGTGGGTGGCAGCGCACCACCCGCTGCTGGCGGTGCTCTGGCCGCTGGCGCTGGTCGCGGTGTTCCTGCCGCTGTCGCTGCGCCGCTACCGGGCGCTGAGCCGCTGA